Part of the Candidatus Macondimonas diazotrophica genome is shown below.
TGTTGGCCTCCTTGCCGGTGTTCTTGTCCTTGGCGGAGACGTGCAGGATGCCGTTGGCATCGATGTCGAAGGTGACCTCGATCTGCGGCATGCCGCGCGGCGCCGGTGCAATGCCTTCCAGGTTGAACTGACCCAGCGACTTGTTCTGGCGCGCGACCTCACGCTCACCCTGAAGCACGTGGATAGTCACGGCGGACTGGTTGTCCTCGGCCGTGGAAAACACCTGGTTGGCCTTGGTCGGAATGGTGGTGTTGCGCTTGATGAGCGGCGTCATCACCCCACCCATGGTCTCGATGCCCAGGGTGAGCGGCGTGACGTCGAGCAACAGCACGTCCTTCACATCGCCAGCCAGCACGCCCGCCTGGATCGCTGCACCGATGGCCACGGCTTCGTCGGGGTTCACGTCCCGGCGCGGTTCCTTGCCGAAGAAGGACTTCACCGCATCCTGAACCCGCGGCATGCGCGTCTGACCGCCGACCAGAATCACTTCATCGATGTCGGAGGCCTTCAGCCCCGCATCCTTGAGGGCCAACCGGCACGGCTCCATCGTACGCTCGACGAGATCCTCGACCAGCGCTTCGAGCTTGGCGCGCGTGAGCTTGAGATTCAGATGCTTCGGACCGCTCGCATCGGCGGTCACATACGGCAGGTTGATCTCGGTCTGCTGGCTCGAGGACAGCTCGATCTTGGCCTTTTCCGCCGCCTCTTTCAGGCGCTGCATAGCCAAGGGATCCTTGCGCAGATCGATGGTGTTTTCCTTCTGGAATTCACCCGCGAGGTAATCGATGATGCGCAGATCGAAATCCTCGCCGCCCAGGAAGGTATCGCCGTTGGTGGCCAGCACCTCGAACTGGTGCTCGCCTTCGACATCAGCGATTTCAATCACCGAAACGTCGAACGTCCCGCCACCCAGGTCATAGACCACGATCTTCTGGTCGCCGCGCTTCTTGTCCAGACCATAGGCCAGCGCCGCCGCGGTCGGCTCGTTGATGATGCGCTTGACGTCGAGACCCGCAATGCGGCCGGCATCCTTCGTGGCCTGGCGCTGGGCGTCGTTGAAATAGGCCGGCACGGTGATGACTGCCTCGGCGACGGTCTCGCCCAGATAATCCTCGGCTGTCTTTTTCATCTTGCGCAGGATCTGCGCAGAGACTTCCTGGGGCGCCATCTTGCGGCCATCGGCCTCGACCCAGGCATCGCCATTGTCGGCGCGCACGATCTTGAAAGGCGCCACGTTGATGTCCTTCTGCACCACGGTGTCATCGAACTTGCGTCCGATCAGGCGCTTGACCGCATAGAGCGTGTTCTGCGGATTGGTGACCGCCTGACGCTTGGCGCCCTGGCCCACCAGGATCTCGCCGTCCTTGGTGTAGGCGACGATCGACGGCGTGGTGCGGGCACCCTCGCTGTTTTCGAGGACCTTCGGGGTATTCCCTTCCAGTACGGCCACGCAGGAGTTGGTGGTCCCTAAATCGATGCCGATGATTTTGCCCATGGCTGCATCCACTCCCAAAAAAAACGTAAAAATTCAGGTTTCGTCCAACATGGGGACGGCGAAAACGGCTTTCAAGGCCCCGGCTCAACCCGCCGGCGCGCGGGCCACCACGACCATGGCCGGACGGACCAGCCGATCATTCAAGGCATACCCTTTCTGCATCACCTGCAAAACCGTGTTTTCCGACGCCTCGGTCGATTCCTGCATGGACACTGCGGCATGCC
Proteins encoded:
- the dnaK gene encoding molecular chaperone DnaK codes for the protein MGKIIGIDLGTTNSCVAVLEGNTPKVLENSEGARTTPSIVAYTKDGEILVGQGAKRQAVTNPQNTLYAVKRLIGRKFDDTVVQKDINVAPFKIVRADNGDAWVEADGRKMAPQEVSAQILRKMKKTAEDYLGETVAEAVITVPAYFNDAQRQATKDAGRIAGLDVKRIINEPTAAALAYGLDKKRGDQKIVVYDLGGGTFDVSVIEIADVEGEHQFEVLATNGDTFLGGEDFDLRIIDYLAGEFQKENTIDLRKDPLAMQRLKEAAEKAKIELSSSQQTEINLPYVTADASGPKHLNLKLTRAKLEALVEDLVERTMEPCRLALKDAGLKASDIDEVILVGGQTRMPRVQDAVKSFFGKEPRRDVNPDEAVAIGAAIQAGVLAGDVKDVLLLDVTPLTLGIETMGGVMTPLIKRNTTIPTKANQVFSTAEDNQSAVTIHVLQGEREVARQNKSLGQFNLEGIAPAPRGMPQIEVTFDIDANGILHVSAKDKNTGKEANITIKASSGLSEDEIERMVKDAEAHAEEDRKFHELVTARNQADSLAYGVEKSLRDLGDQVDAEEKGRIETALSELREAIQGDDKALIEQRSQALAEVSATLAQRAAAAGEAEAGSTASAGGGDDDVVDAEFHEVKNDDNKSA